One segment of Castanea sativa cultivar Marrone di Chiusa Pesio chromosome 3, ASM4071231v1 DNA contains the following:
- the LOC142629070 gene encoding uncharacterized protein LOC142629070 → MRKEMDELRNAIKEKTDRSLDRMVRATDSPFTMAVLERPVPAKFQLPQLEPFDGLKDPQDHLNTFKMTLGLQQPPDEIMCRSFLTTLKGVGREWFTRLPTSSIDSFEQLSSAFLLHFVGGQRPKRPADHLLTIKQGEREILQSYVKHFTRETLEVDDADDKVQLTTFKAGLRSREFVVSLAKNPPRTMAKMLLKAQKYMNAEDALAAIVDEERPRKERRKEDERRGKKRERPGRRRSDVDKRKDEKAPRTVKFTPLIKPVDKILTQIQDQHYLQWPRPLHLSPNVRDKSKYCRFHKGHGHYTEDCRDLKGQIEELIQKGKLQKYVKKGESSRFRDGNKSQRESSSKNEIRPSQPPQDVIGEISTIAGGPFTGGSYKSLKKTCQRQVNSVHMEPPFK, encoded by the coding sequence atgagaaaggagatggacgaaTTGAGAAATGCCATCAAGGAAAAGACGGATCGGAGCCTAGATAGAATGGTCAGGGCAACAGATTCTCCCTTTACCATGGCAGTCTTAGAACGACCAGTACCAGCAAAGTTTCAGTTGCCTCAACTTGAGCCTTTTGATGGGCTTAAggatccccaagatcaccttaataccttcaagatgACACTgggccttcaacagccccctgatgaaataatgtgtcgttccttccTTACTACGCTGAAGGGAGTTGGAAGAGAGTGGTTCACGAGACTGCCCACTTCATCCATTGACAGCTTCGAACAGTTAAGTAGCGCCTTTTTGCTCCATTTTGTCGGAGGGCAACGTCCTAAgagaccagcggatcacctactcactattaagcaaggggaAAGGGAGATCTTGCAGTCATACGTGAAACACTTCACTCGAGAGACCCTAGAAGTGGACGACGCAGACGACAAGGTACAACTGACGACATTTAAAGCGGGGCTTAGGTCCAGAGAATTCGTCGTCTCGCTGGCAAAGAATCCGCCTCGGACGATGGCAAAGATGCTCCTGAAGgcccaaaagtacatgaatgccgaGGACGCACTGGCAGCCATAGTGGACGAGGAAAGGCCGAGAAAGGAgagaaggaaggaagacgaacgTAGGGGAAAAAAGAGGGAGCGTCCAGGTCGTCGAAGAAGTGACGTAGATAAACGAAAGGACGAAAAAGCTCCACGAACGGTAAAATTCACCCCTCTAATTAagcctgttgacaaaattttgacacagattCAGGATCAACATTACCTTCAGTGGCCGAGACCTTTACATTTGTCCCCTAACGTGCGTGACAAGagcaaatactgccgattccacaaggGTCATGGccattacacggaggattgccgAGACCTGAAAGGACAGATAGAGGAGTTGATACAAAAAGGAAAACTGCAGAAGTATGTGAAGAAGGGAGAGTCCAGCAGGTTTAGAGACGGCAACAAGAGCCAACGCGAATCCTCGTCCAAGAATGAGATCCGTCCATCCCAACCACCACAGGatgtgatcggggagataagtACGATCGCAGGAGGGCCATTCACGGGGGGATCatacaagtccctcaagaaaaCATGCCAGAGACAAGTAAATAGCGTCCATATGGAACCCCCATTCAAGTAG